A region of the Phaseolus vulgaris cultivar G19833 chromosome 11, P. vulgaris v2.0, whole genome shotgun sequence genome:
ACTCTTaacatctttttttatttttgtcaaacctatgagatttttaatttttagttaaaaaatcaagatttttttttgcattatttGTGAGATGAATTAGTAGAGACCTTAACCAAATTTTGGGTATTTTTAATCTTAAAGAACCACAAATCTAAGATTGTGTTGTAGTGAcaaatgtaaatttttttaaaacctgTGTGAACTTCATACGACTTcataaagtattttaaatttgtacCATTTGTCACATATGCATGATTACAATATCAATAAACAAAGACCTAAAATTTGAacttatttgattaaaaatgattaaaaatgtTCTAATATTACAATGATGTGTGTACATGCATGTGATAGAAGTGATGATGAGATCAACTAACATCATATTAATATATCAACAAATTacttaaaatgaaaaagaaaaaaattcaccTATGTGAGAAGTTTAGGGTTTGAGAATTCATCACAATACAAAAGATTTCATCCATCTATGCATATATTACAGAGGTCATCATTGTCATTGGTAGAAAATTTGAGACCTTGTGATAGGGAGATAGTCAACTCATGGTGGAGTGATAGTTCCTTAGATTTAACTATGtgcacaaaattaaaaaaaaaaaaatttcaggaAAATAAAAGTATTGGTCTCCAGTTGCAAATCataaaaagtaaagaaaaagtGAGGATGGGACGGGATGAGAAAAAAAGAAGTAGCAACAACAAGAAAACTTATTAtgcaaaagtaaaataatagtaagaaaagtttcattttaagaaacatatattgaatattttaacatataactattaataaataaCTATAGTGATTTTTTAACAACACACAATACAAGTAAACAAATACTCAGTTTTTGTCGTGGTGCCTAATCACCATGTGATTCAAATTGAAAAAGATTGACCTAATCATCCATTGTTTTATGTACATAAAATGTGTCAAATGTATCATTATCATTAAAGTCAATAATTGAGACAACATATGTACAACAACACATGGAACATACTTACTTCCtagttattttttctttgtctttCCAAAACATGTGATATGTTTCATTCCATGATTGAATAACTTTGGAAGTAGAACTAATTTTGAGAACTTATAATAGTTTGATTAATTAATATTGTATTATCATGATTAAAGTTAAGTATAAAAAATCagatcaatataaaaaaaattatcacatAACAAGTAGTGTATGATATATACTCAATCTTGTATCATATAAATATGTAATTTGTTACGCATGCAAACATATATGCATGTgagaaaataatttgttaattcacaaaattaaatgaaaagctaaattgttaatataattaaaaggaatattttcataattaataaatttatttagatttaaaatacttagttttaaaataatttgttttaaaaaaactattggtTTAAAATTTGATTGGATTGCTAAGTAAAAAACTAGTTTGTAAGACTAAGCATATcaacaaatacataaaaaattaaaaaaaaaaattcaatatataataaataaatttaaaaatacaataaaatttttcaacaataataatataacaataataacatttcaattaataataatctatcacataaaatttaataaacattATACAGTTATAGTTATGTAAATGTAAATGTTGTTCCGtatatatttcattattattttttccttgaattttaattattatattttcttattattttgtgttacttattatatttaagaaaataaaaaaatttatacagagttttgtattttattctctttttctctcttcttcatgaattattttaaatgtctacttataaaaatacattatttaatgaaaatttatcaattatattaagatattaatgaataaaaaaataaaataaaataaaatattgaaacattatttaattttaatgtattattCTTTCAAAAATTGCGCTCAGTAAATAAAAATCATTCTAAatattactttattattataaatgttgATATATATTACATCTTTTATGTTATTATAAATCtaaataaactttaaaacataaaaaatatattatatatttgataaGAGTCAAATTTAAAATGCTATTACATaaacaaaatcatatttttaaataaataagatatttaCAACAAAAATCTTACTtaggtaatatttttttaacttttttccaCAATGTGTTATGTgtcatttaataatttaatgggttttaacaaaattatataaattatatttttaaatgaattagATAATTTAATACGGGAAAGAAAGAtacttaatttaaataatttttttcatcagagaagtttgattttaaatataaagttaACTTGACTCGTGACTTAAATTAAAACGCTTAATTTACGAATGGGATTATTATAAATAATCGTATTTATAAAtgaacttaattttaaaaatattatcgtATTTAATACATGTTTAATTGTAAATTTATTAGTTGTTTCTACGTGTTTTACTAGTGGGTTTAAAATTATAACTCTTGTACTTTACATAATTATGCAGAAATGAACTTTCagaaaacacaatttttgtGTGCAGGGAGTATCTATTTATGATTTTTGGTTTAGTGTTCGATgcatttagaaactaaataattggtagttaaaattttggttattaattagatatcaatttaaaaattatttaacaataatagaaactaatttagaaaccattttttttagtttttaaaattgtttttaatttagttactattgcaactaattaatttggtttctaaaaattgatttctatttcatgattttattgtaggtAGACGTAGTCGattatgttataaattttataattaattattatttatttatattatattatatataatatttttagtataatattatatataggtTAGGTTATTTATGtgtataaaaaaacaattaaaaatatttttgattttttaatagtattatgtgaatttatttaattttttttcttggctCCATACAGGGGAGTTGTTTTAATTTCTCTCTCGCAAATTAACGTTTTCCAatcttgaaattaaaaaatgctAAAAAGTATTCACTCGAATCCAAGATAATTAGCATCAATGATAAATATCCAAAGAAATCTTTGTCTTTCTTGATTACAAAAATTATAGCGCGTGGTCCACACCGGACAGTCCCAAACCAACAACCGAAACACCGTGCTATATTACCATTACATAGGGATTTCACAATTATTTAGTTTGAGACCCCATTATTGAGCTATGTTTTTGCCATTGCTGCAACTCTGTTTCATGCACGAATCCACATCCTAGACTAGCAGTGTTTGCAGCATTGCATTTATGAATAAACAAATGTATATTCTATAGAATCAAATAACCAGTGCGCAATGAAATTATACCATCATACTAAGCATGTCTTCGGACTAGGAGTGTCATTGTATCGCGGACggatttggatttgagagtGCCATCCCGTTTTGTTGTGAGAGGAGGAGGGTCAGATTGAGTGGAAAGACAGGTGATTTTCGGTTACTCTCAAATATGGAGAGTGGTTAGAGAGAAAAGTCATTTAGGATGTAATAAAATACCATCGttcctttacttttttttttcaagttacACAGTTGCATACACTGCCATTGCACAATTTTACAGCAGCAACAAGAATCCTCGAATAGTAACACTTGATCACTTGCCGTGAAGATTTCTTCACCGTCTTCGTCCTCAGGCGCCccatgcttcttcttctttctctgcggcttctcttctctcttctctcGCACTCTGCTCCTTCAAATTTAGGTTTTCATATTAACTTggaccttttttttttcactatgaacttcaacttaaaataaaataaaattacattactttgtttcttcctgcacccctttATATTCTTACCCTTAAGTTATTTTGGATCCTTAATTGGTCTGCACCAGAATATTTAGCTTTATATTGAAAGACATTAATTACATAtcattacaataaaattattaaacaaataaaaattaattttaaaaattaaaataattagttattatttaattaaattaaagaatattttataaaataaaaaattattaatatttaaaatattttttattattaataaaaatttataaaataatttataaattggtttttaaTTATTACCTATCagttaagaatttaaaattagtaactaaaattttagtagttaatttagatacaaattttaaaattattttaaattttttattaataataaaaataattttaaatattaataaatttttaatttctaaaataataattaatctagttattaattattatttcattctaaatttaattattatgtaatgatttattgtttataccaactagaaacaaaatatttttattaagattaGGGATCCAGATCCAATCTTTGAATTACACATCCAAAAATGTCTTTTCGTCGTCCCACCCACCATTGAAGATCACTTTGTTCCTATcctagattttttttatcaccacTTTGTTTTCCAGAATAAATTTTATCTATTAAAGAATCCTAAAATATTGAAACTCATGAAAATGAGAGCGAATAGAATTATGTAACATTGTATAATCTCTATCCAGTTAAGTAATGATATATTCACAATCATAAACTCTCAAACtatcaatatatttatttatttttagaccGAACTCTCAAACTATCATTTTCCTAACCCTGTTATAGTAGGTTCCACGCCCTACAGTCAACTTTGCATTTTGTAATTATATATGCCTTGAAGATTCTACCTCTTCAACATGTGCCAAAGCTTTGATGTTAGGTTTCCAGATTTGGCTTAGTGACAATCCTATTTTTGTCTATCCTCCAAGCAAATAATTGTACGCAGATTTCACATCTTTCCATACTCATTTATCtgctaaaaaataatttgctATTTTTCGAGGTAAAAGAAGATATTTTTCTCTCGGGCAATGATATATGGAcaacctaatttttttatacgACCACTTAACTcccaatactattattttaatattttttttatatcatttaattacaaatttactctttattatatatatttattgctAAACCTATCCCATCAAAAGTTGTATACAACTCCAAGAGTTGTCAACCTatcattttccttttctctATAGTTCCGAAcctatcatttttcttttctctcttatAAATAGAGAACCACTAAGATGCTCAATATAGCACACAACCTTCTTTCTTAAGCACTTCGAAGTTGAAAGTCATCCATATCTTACTCCTTATTTCTCCATCCCAAAGCTCAGCTATGGCTACTCTCCCTCTTATCTCAGCTGCCGGAAAAAGGTAAAGAGAGTTATCTTAGcccattttttctttcttacaaaaaatataaatacttcTGGATACAAATTAGTAACTCAACTACAAATAATTTCATCTTAATGTTGTAATTActcaattctttttctaaactgcaacaatttattataaaacatGTAAAAACACTTGATAAATATTTGTGAAAGTATTTATTATTACAACCAATTAAGATATCTAGTGAATATCTTCATATATAACTTGTTATTACAACCTGTTTCAACATAACTTTTGAAAACCTTTTTTTGAAATAGTATAAATGTTAACATAATATACATGTGATGCTCAACACTGATTTAGCAGGCTTGAGGGGAAAGTGGCAATGATCACTGGTGGTGCAAGCGGCATAGGTGAGGCCACTGCAAGACTCTTCTCTAAGCATGGAGCACACGTAGTGATAGCTGATATCCAAGACCATTTAGGTCTTTCTCTCAGCAAGGAGTTGGAATCCGCTTCCTACATCCATTGCGATGTCACAAACGAAGACCACGTTGAGAATGCTGTGAACACAGTGGTTTCCAAACATGGCAAACTAGATACGATGTTCAACAACGCCGGCATAACTGGGGCGAACAAAACCAGCATACTGGACAACACGAAGTCCGAATTTGAGGCAGTGATTAACGTTAACCTAGTTGGTGTTTTTCTTGGAACAAAGCACGCTGCAAGGGTTATGATTCCTGCGGGAAGAGGAAGCATAGTTAACACTGCTAGTGTTTGCGGAAGCATAGGTGGCGTGGCCTCACACGCGTACACAAGTTCCAAACACGGTGTGGTGGGACTGACGAGAAACACTGCGGTGGAGCTTGGAGCATTCGGGGTGAGGGTGAATTGCGTGTCACCCTACGTGGTTGCCACGCCCTTGGCTAAGAACTTTTTTAAGCTTGACGACAAGGGGGTTCACGGAGTGTACACAAACCTAAAGGGTGCTGTTCTTGAGCCGAAAGATGTGGCCGAAGCTGCTCTTTATTTAGCCAGTGATGAGTCCAAGTATGTTAGTGGTCACAATCTTGTGGTAGATGGAGCCTTCACTGTTGTCAACAATGGCTTTTGTGTCTTTGGACAGTCTTCCTGAAATTTTCTTTGTGCTATTTTGAATAATTGAACAATAATTGTTGCTAGTGTTTGCCTTAGGTATGTATTTGGATGCTTTTGCACAACATTATTGTTCTTATAAGCTTTTGACAACCTTAGTAAGACTCaagtattttaataaattttatttgtatagTTGATAGTTGTACTCTGTTAGactatataaaattaaaaaggaaaatggTTTTTTGACATCAATGATCCACTCTACACctcactaaatattaatattttaattttttttttaaaattttttaaaaattattttaacattttacattttgcctatatttttattaattttttttatttttaatttttttattacaaatattaatattttgttgtggaTGTAAAGTGGAGCAGGGTGTCAAAATATCATCATccaattaaaaacataatagtATAGAAAATATCAAATCACCCTAATAAATCTAATGGTAAATATTTGATTAAGGCAATATTCAAAACTTATTCACAATAAAGAGGTTAAAAatgacaaagaaaataaaagtacaATTAAGATTGtcgtgaaaaaaaaaagtatacaattgaaaaaaatataagaaagcaTGTTGATTTTCAAGTTAATCcatcattgtttttttttaattttcactcTATTAATTCTCACACGGTGTGAAACTTAATCAAACAAGTGtcaaatcaaatttaataaaatcttATAACAAAACAAGTGTCCACATATGTATTATCTCATTAGTTCCAATGTCTACTCCTAAGAGGTTTATCTTCTACCTCTTGAATTAAGTAAACAAGAGATACACATTACATTTTTACAGAAACGATATTTCAAAAAGACCAACAGTAAAACACCATTTGCtatagataatttaaaaataaaactttattgAACATAAACCTCAAAATTCACTGTGAAATCACAAGAGAATCAACCACAAGGAGTTTAACCTTCCATACGGAAGAAAAAACAAGAAAGaattacaaataataaaataaagaaaactaaAGAAACCCTAATGCTTCATTTTTCGAATGTCACTCTGAAGCTTGATCTTTTtacagtttttttatttattataaggATCTCAAAATTATAGTCCGGTTCAAATATTGTTCACAGTTTTCAGTTTCCAACTTTTCAGAATTCTCGGATTTTGTTTCTAGTTTTATCGCAAATTCTGTTTCTTCg
Encoded here:
- the LOC137831192 gene encoding borneol dehydrogenase, mitochondrial-like isoform X1, coding for MATLPLISAAGKSRLEGKVAMITGGASGIGEATARLFSKHGAHVVIADIQDHLGLSLSKELESASYIHCDVTNEDHVENAVNTVVSKHGKLDTMFNNAGITGANKTSILDNTKSEFEAVINVNLVGVFLGTKHAARVMIPAGRGSIVNTASVCGSIGGVASHAYTSSKHGVVGLTRNTAVELGAFGVRVNCVSPYVVATPLAKNFFKLDDKGVHGVYTNLKGAVLEPKDVAEAALYLASDESKYVSGHNLVVDGAFTVVNNGFCVFGQSS
- the LOC137831192 gene encoding borneol dehydrogenase, mitochondrial-like isoform X2 — its product is MATLPLISAAGKRLEGKVAMITGGASGIGEATARLFSKHGAHVVIADIQDHLGLSLSKELESASYIHCDVTNEDHVENAVNTVVSKHGKLDTMFNNAGITGANKTSILDNTKSEFEAVINVNLVGVFLGTKHAARVMIPAGRGSIVNTASVCGSIGGVASHAYTSSKHGVVGLTRNTAVELGAFGVRVNCVSPYVVATPLAKNFFKLDDKGVHGVYTNLKGAVLEPKDVAEAALYLASDESKYVSGHNLVVDGAFTVVNNGFCVFGQSS